From Pseudomonas sp. B21-028, one genomic window encodes:
- a CDS encoding PQQ-dependent dehydrogenase, methanol/ethanol family, translating into MSQIGLAVPTASRSAPLRVPLKTLFVVLALTLNAAPGWAQDMPANVDGKRIIAADQEPGNWMSTGRTYDEQRYSPLKKISDQNVGQLGLAWSYKLDLDRGVEATPIVVDGVMYTTGPFSVVYALDARDGKLIWKYDPKSDRNRAGEACCDAVNRGVAVWKGKVYVGVLDGRLEAIDAKTGQRAWSVDTRADHTRSYTITGAPRVVNGKVVIGNGGAEFGVRGYVTAYDAETGKQAWRFFTVPGDPKLPPEDKAMAIAAKTWHGDAYVAQGGGGTAWDSFAFDPDLNLLYIGVGNGSLWDPKWRSQAKGDNLFLSSIVAVNADTGEYAWHYQTTPGDAWDYTATQHMILAELPINGKPRKVLMQAPKNGFFYVIDRATGELLSAKGIVPQSWTKGMDMKTGRPIVDDENAAYWKDGKRKLVTPAFWGAHDWQPMSYNPNTGLVYIPAHIMSAYYEHIPEAPKRNPFKSMYQLGLRTGMMPEDADGLLEMAKGWSGKLIAWDPVKQQPAWEVPYVTIFNGGTLSTAGNLVFEGSADGRVIAYAADSGKKLWEQPAASGVMAAPITYSVDGEQYVTFMAGWGGAFSTFAGALSLRAGVRPFSQVLTYKLGGTAKLNEPAPLADTPKPPPLTGDLAAVDAGAKLYDGYCSQCHGIHAVSGGVLPDLRKLTPEKHQMFLGILYGGRVPDGMPSFADAFTPEQVEQIHQYLIKRAHDLQQEGGVWKTFSAK; encoded by the coding sequence GTCGACGGCAAGCGCATCATCGCCGCCGATCAGGAGCCCGGTAACTGGATGAGCACCGGCCGCACCTACGACGAGCAGCGCTACAGCCCATTGAAGAAAATCAGCGACCAGAACGTCGGCCAGCTGGGGCTCGCCTGGAGCTACAAGCTGGACCTGGATCGCGGCGTCGAGGCCACGCCTATCGTGGTCGACGGCGTGATGTACACCACCGGCCCGTTCTCGGTGGTCTACGCGTTGGATGCTCGCGATGGCAAGTTGATCTGGAAGTACGACCCCAAGTCCGACCGCAACCGCGCCGGCGAGGCCTGTTGCGATGCGGTCAACCGGGGCGTCGCGGTGTGGAAGGGCAAGGTTTACGTGGGCGTGCTCGATGGTCGCCTGGAAGCCATCGACGCCAAGACCGGCCAGCGCGCCTGGTCGGTGGACACCCGGGCCGATCACACGCGCAGCTACACCATCACCGGTGCCCCGCGCGTGGTCAACGGCAAAGTGGTGATCGGCAACGGCGGCGCCGAGTTCGGCGTACGCGGTTATGTCACCGCGTACGACGCCGAAACCGGCAAGCAAGCCTGGCGCTTCTTCACGGTGCCGGGCGATCCCAAATTGCCGCCGGAAGACAAAGCCATGGCCATCGCCGCCAAGACCTGGCACGGCGATGCCTATGTTGCCCAAGGCGGTGGTGGCACGGCCTGGGACTCCTTCGCTTTCGATCCGGATTTGAACCTGCTGTACATCGGCGTGGGCAACGGTTCGTTGTGGGACCCGAAATGGCGCAGCCAGGCCAAGGGCGACAACCTGTTCCTGTCTTCGATCGTCGCGGTCAACGCGGATACGGGCGAGTACGCCTGGCACTACCAGACCACGCCGGGAGACGCCTGGGACTACACCGCCACCCAGCACATGATCCTTGCGGAACTGCCAATCAATGGAAAACCGCGCAAGGTACTGATGCAGGCGCCGAAGAACGGGTTCTTCTACGTGATTGACCGAGCCACGGGTGAGCTGCTGTCGGCCAAGGGCATCGTGCCGCAAAGCTGGACCAAAGGCATGGACATGAAGACCGGGCGGCCCATCGTCGATGACGAGAACGCCGCGTACTGGAAGGATGGCAAGCGCAAATTGGTCACGCCCGCGTTCTGGGGCGCCCATGACTGGCAGCCGATGTCCTACAACCCGAACACCGGCCTGGTGTATATCCCGGCGCACATCATGTCCGCCTACTACGAGCACATTCCCGAGGCGCCGAAGCGCAACCCGTTCAAGAGCATGTACCAACTGGGCCTGCGCACCGGGATGATGCCGGAGGACGCCGATGGGCTGTTGGAAATGGCCAAGGGCTGGTCGGGCAAGCTGATCGCCTGGGACCCGGTCAAGCAGCAACCGGCCTGGGAAGTGCCCTATGTGACGATCTTCAACGGCGGCACCTTGAGCACCGCCGGCAACCTGGTGTTCGAGGGCAGCGCCGACGGCCGGGTGATCGCTTATGCCGCCGACAGTGGCAAGAAACTCTGGGAGCAGCCGGCGGCCAGCGGTGTGATGGCGGCGCCGATTACCTACAGCGTGGACGGTGAGCAGTACGTGACGTTCATGGCCGGATGGGGCGGCGCCTTCTCGACCTTTGCCGGTGCCTTGTCCTTGCGCGCCGGGGTCCGGCCGTTCTCCCAGGTGTTGACCTACAAGCTGGGCGGCACGGCGAAACTCAACGAGCCGGCACCGCTCGCCGACACCCCGAAACCGCCGCCCCTGACCGGCGACCTGGCCGCAGTGGACGCCGGCGCCAAGCTCTACGACGGCTATTGCTCCCAATGCCACGGCATTCATGCAGTCAGCGGCGGCGTGCTGCCGGACCTGCGCAAGCTGACGCCGGAAAAACACCAGATGTTCCTCGGCATTCTCTACGGCGGTCGAGTGCCGGATGGCATGCCGTCCTTCGCCGACGCCTTCACGCCGGAACAGGTGGAGCAGATCCATCAATACCTGATCAAGCGCGCCCACGACCTGCAGCAGGAAGGCGGCGTCTGGAAAACCTTCAGCGCCAAATGA
- the aldA gene encoding aldehyde dehydrogenase → MTEIIEYQNFIANAFVPGDPRIEVRNPANDRLLARVPEASGEHVEAAIAAARKAQKGWAARPAIERAGYLRKIASKVRDNAERLAHIITAEQGKVLGLARVEVNFTADYLDYMAEWARRLEGEVLTSDRAGESIFLLRKPLGVVAGILPWNFPFFLIARKMAPALVTGNTIVIKPSEETPINCFEFARLVAETDLPTGVFNVVSGTGATVGHQLTSHAGIDLISFTGSVGTGSRIMAAAAPNITKLNLELGGKAPAIVLADADLELAVKAVTASRVINTGQVCNCAERVYVERKVADQFIEQIAASMAATRYGDPLAEDDLDMGPLINQAALDKVAQMVRTATGQGAEVVTGGAGADKGQGFHYQPTVLAGCGSDMAIMRQEIFGPVLPIQIVEDLDEAIALANDSEYGLTSSIYTRSLSAAMRASHELDFGETYINRENFEAMQGFHAGARKSGIGGADGKHGLYEYTHTHVVYIQI, encoded by the coding sequence ATGACCGAAATCATCGAGTATCAGAACTTCATCGCCAACGCCTTCGTTCCCGGCGATCCCCGCATCGAAGTGCGCAACCCGGCCAACGACCGACTGCTGGCGCGGGTGCCCGAAGCCAGCGGCGAGCACGTTGAAGCGGCTATCGCCGCGGCGCGCAAGGCGCAGAAAGGCTGGGCAGCGCGGCCGGCCATCGAGCGCGCCGGCTACCTGCGCAAGATTGCCAGCAAAGTGCGCGACAACGCCGAACGACTCGCCCACATCATCACCGCCGAGCAAGGCAAGGTGCTGGGGCTGGCGCGGGTGGAGGTCAACTTCACGGCCGATTACCTGGATTACATGGCCGAGTGGGCACGGCGTCTTGAAGGCGAGGTGCTGACCAGCGACCGCGCCGGCGAAAGCATCTTCCTGCTGCGCAAACCTCTGGGTGTGGTAGCCGGCATCTTGCCGTGGAACTTCCCGTTCTTCCTGATCGCTCGCAAAATGGCGCCGGCCTTGGTGACCGGCAACACCATCGTGATCAAGCCCAGCGAAGAAACCCCGATCAACTGCTTCGAGTTTGCCCGCCTGGTGGCCGAGACCGACCTGCCTACCGGGGTGTTCAACGTGGTCAGCGGCACAGGGGCGACGGTGGGGCATCAGCTGACGAGTCATGCCGGCATCGATTTGATCAGCTTCACCGGCAGCGTCGGCACCGGCTCGCGGATCATGGCCGCGGCGGCGCCGAACATCACTAAACTCAATCTGGAACTGGGGGGCAAGGCGCCGGCTATCGTGCTCGCGGACGCCGACCTGGAACTGGCGGTCAAGGCCGTCACCGCGTCGCGTGTGATCAACACCGGGCAAGTCTGCAACTGCGCCGAGCGGGTGTACGTCGAACGCAAGGTCGCCGATCAGTTCATCGAGCAGATAGCCGCGTCGATGGCCGCGACCCGGTACGGCGACCCGCTGGCCGAGGACGACCTGGACATGGGGCCGCTGATCAACCAGGCGGCGCTGGACAAGGTCGCGCAGATGGTCAGGACCGCCACGGGGCAGGGCGCTGAGGTGGTGACTGGCGGCGCCGGGGCCGACAAGGGCCAGGGTTTCCATTACCAGCCGACCGTTTTGGCCGGCTGTGGCAGCGACATGGCGATCATGCGCCAGGAGATCTTCGGCCCGGTGTTGCCGATCCAAATCGTCGAAGACCTGGACGAAGCGATCGCCCTGGCCAACGACAGCGAATACGGCCTGACTTCATCGATCTACACCCGCAGCCTGAGCGCGGCCATGCGGGCCAGCCATGAACTGGATTTCGGCGAAACCTACATCAATCGCGAGAACTTCGAAGCGATGCAGGGCTTCCATGCCGGGGCGCGCAAGTCCGGCATTGGCGGCGCGGACGGCAAGCATGGTTTGTATGAATACACGCACACCCACGTGGTTTACATTCAGATCTGA